One region of Duncaniella freteri genomic DNA includes:
- a CDS encoding pyridoxal phosphate-dependent aminotransferase, giving the protein MEPVSTDFLNAEMSAMNITDISSATIRQILALANRLEARLGDPFVHLEMGNPGLPASQIGIEAEHAALLQGIANQYPNISGIKPLKENASDFLKAFLDIDIPGRCIVPTVGSMQATFTLFLLLAQRIPGKDTILFLDPGFPAQHHQAKLLGIKQESVDIYDCRGEALEARLEPLLAKGNITAIVYSNPNNPAWFNLTDTEYKVLARLAEKHDVVIVEDHAYLGMDFRVRYGVPYTEPFVPTVAKYTSRCLLLVSASKIFSYAGQRIAVVCMPPELYDRCYDYLERFYEMPAFGDAYIFGVLYCASSGVAHSVQYGFAEMLRAAVDGRLDFVKEAQEYGRRAALAKKAFTDNGFHIVYDVDGDRPISDGFFFTVGYPGFTGSDLQRELMRYGVSTISLPSTGSRQEGLRVCVSMLNDPDTFSRLEERLAAFHKNHPA; this is encoded by the coding sequence ATGGAACCTGTATCAACCGACTTTCTGAATGCCGAGATGTCGGCGATGAATATAACCGACATTTCTTCAGCCACCATACGTCAGATACTCGCTCTTGCCAACCGTCTTGAAGCACGCCTGGGGGATCCGTTCGTGCATCTTGAGATGGGCAATCCCGGACTACCTGCCTCGCAGATAGGTATAGAGGCAGAGCATGCCGCACTTCTTCAGGGTATAGCCAACCAATATCCCAACATCTCCGGCATCAAGCCGCTTAAGGAGAATGCCTCGGACTTTTTGAAAGCATTTCTCGATATAGATATTCCCGGACGTTGCATTGTGCCCACTGTAGGCTCCATGCAGGCGACTTTCACTCTGTTCCTGCTGCTCGCTCAGCGTATACCTGGCAAAGACACTATCCTGTTCCTTGATCCGGGTTTCCCCGCACAGCATCATCAGGCAAAACTGCTTGGCATAAAGCAGGAGTCGGTCGACATATACGATTGCCGTGGCGAGGCTCTTGAGGCGCGCCTTGAACCGTTGCTTGCCAAAGGTAACATCACGGCGATAGTGTACAGCAACCCCAATAATCCGGCATGGTTCAATCTAACTGACACCGAGTACAAGGTGCTGGCGCGCCTTGCCGAGAAACATGATGTGGTTATCGTTGAGGACCATGCATATCTCGGCATGGATTTCCGTGTGCGTTACGGAGTGCCTTACACAGAGCCTTTTGTCCCGACGGTGGCTAAATACACTTCCCGCTGTCTGCTCCTTGTGTCTGCTTCTAAGATATTCAGCTATGCCGGACAGCGTATCGCAGTGGTGTGTATGCCACCTGAACTGTATGACCGTTGCTATGATTATCTGGAGAGATTCTATGAGATGCCAGCTTTCGGTGATGCCTACATTTTCGGAGTGTTGTACTGTGCGTCGTCGGGTGTCGCCCACTCGGTGCAATATGGCTTTGCGGAGATGCTTAGAGCTGCTGTCGATGGAAGGCTTGACTTCGTTAAAGAGGCGCAGGAATATGGACGGCGTGCCGCTCTGGCAAAGAAAGCTTTCACCGACAATGGTTTCCATATAGTGTATGACGTTGACGGTGACCGTCCCATTTCCGATGGTTTCTTCTTTACGGTAGGATATCCGGGTTTCACCGGGTCGGATCTACAGAGGGAACTTATGCGCTACGGAGTGTCGACCATCTCGCTACCCTCTACCGGCAGCCGTCAGGAGGGTCTGAGGGTGTGTGTGTCGATGCTCAATGATCCCGACACATTTTCACGCCTTGAGGAGCGTCTTGCAGCATTCCATAAAAATCATCCCGCATAA
- a CDS encoding indolepyruvate oxidoreductase subunit beta produces MKSDIILAGVGGQGILSIATILGDAALRLNLHLKQAEVHGMSQRGGDVMSCLRLSSDPIASDLIPSGKVDLVISLEPMEALRYVHLLAPGGRVITSTDPFVNITNYPELEAVLSELTAVPGTVTIAAEAIAKEVASPRSSNMALLGAAAPYIGLPAEVLEESIRTIFMAKGEKIVENNLAAFRAGMEQGK; encoded by the coding sequence ATGAAATCAGACATAATTCTTGCCGGCGTGGGAGGACAAGGTATCCTCTCGATAGCCACTATACTCGGTGATGCAGCCCTCAGGCTCAATCTTCATCTGAAGCAGGCTGAGGTTCACGGCATGAGCCAACGTGGAGGTGATGTGATGTCGTGCCTCCGGCTCAGTTCCGACCCCATAGCTTCCGATCTTATACCATCCGGTAAAGTGGACCTGGTGATTTCGCTCGAACCTATGGAGGCTCTGCGCTATGTGCATCTGCTCGCGCCCGGAGGCAGGGTGATAACATCCACCGATCCGTTTGTCAATATCACCAATTATCCTGAGCTTGAGGCTGTGCTTTCCGAACTCACAGCTGTGCCAGGCACTGTCACCATTGCAGCCGAGGCTATAGCTAAGGAGGTGGCATCGCCGCGTTCTTCCAATATGGCTCTTCTCGGAGCTGCGGCTCCATATATAGGTCTGCCCGCCGAGGTGCTTGAAGAGAGCATACGCACTATATTCATGGCTAAAGGTGAAAAAATTGTCGAAAACAATCTCGCTGCATTCCGTGCCGGTATGGAGCAGGGTAAATAG
- a CDS encoding thiamine pyrophosphate-dependent enzyme codes for MKTKKLLLGDEALALGAIDAGLSGAYAYPGTPSTEILEFVQSNPVARQRNIHSHWSSNEKTAVEEALGMSFCGKRAIVSMKHVGLNVAADPFVNSAMTGANGGLLVIAADDPSMHSSQNEQDSRFYAKFALMPVLEPSDQQEAYDMARYGFELSESLRIPVLMRLVTRLSHSRAVVEVDDAPSDEMPFSYPENPRQWVLMPVNSRERYRRLIDDRDRMEELAVSSPYNRLTPGSDRRIGIIASGIGHNYVREVLGADCPFPVLKISQYPVPRKLVAELASQCDSILVVEEGQPFIEDSLRGLLDCGPKIFGKLDRIIPIDGELNPDSVARAVAALAPDYSHLIHEEKPFARNVVARPPALCQGCGHRDVYAALNAALEEFSSPKVFGDIGCYTLGWLAPFNAIDTCVDMGASITMAKGAADAGQHPAVAIIGDSTFTHSGMTGLLDAVNENTPMTVIISDNLTTGMTGGQDSQGTGKLEEICLGLGVDRQRLHTIDSLPKTFEDMKALFTGEFAHEGLSVIIARRECIQTARRHVKKAK; via the coding sequence ATGAAAACAAAAAAACTTCTTCTCGGCGACGAGGCTTTGGCATTAGGTGCCATTGACGCCGGCCTATCAGGGGCGTATGCATATCCCGGCACCCCCTCGACTGAAATTCTGGAATTCGTTCAGTCCAATCCGGTCGCTCGCCAGCGTAATATCCATTCGCATTGGTCATCCAACGAAAAGACTGCTGTGGAGGAGGCTCTCGGCATGTCGTTCTGCGGTAAGCGAGCCATTGTCTCCATGAAGCATGTGGGGCTTAATGTGGCTGCCGATCCCTTTGTTAATTCAGCCATGACAGGTGCTAATGGCGGGCTTCTTGTGATAGCCGCCGATGATCCTTCGATGCATTCGTCGCAGAATGAACAGGACTCGCGGTTCTATGCAAAGTTTGCGTTGATGCCTGTCCTTGAGCCGTCCGACCAGCAGGAGGCATATGACATGGCACGCTACGGCTTTGAACTTTCGGAGAGTCTGCGTATTCCGGTGCTTATGCGTCTTGTCACCCGTCTGTCCCATTCACGTGCTGTGGTCGAGGTGGATGATGCTCCCTCCGACGAGATGCCGTTCTCATATCCGGAAAATCCACGGCAGTGGGTGCTCATGCCTGTAAATTCCCGTGAGCGTTATCGCCGTCTGATCGATGACCGTGACAGGATGGAGGAGCTGGCAGTGTCATCGCCCTACAATCGCCTCACTCCGGGGTCCGACCGCCGTATCGGCATCATTGCTTCAGGCATAGGTCATAACTATGTGCGCGAGGTGCTCGGAGCCGACTGTCCGTTCCCGGTGTTGAAGATATCGCAGTATCCTGTGCCCCGAAAGCTCGTGGCTGAACTCGCCTCACAGTGCGACTCGATTCTTGTGGTGGAAGAGGGGCAGCCGTTCATTGAGGACTCTCTGCGCGGGCTCCTTGACTGCGGACCGAAAATCTTCGGCAAGCTTGACCGAATCATACCTATAGATGGAGAGCTTAATCCCGACAGTGTGGCTCGTGCTGTAGCGGCTCTCGCCCCTGACTATAGCCATCTTATACATGAAGAGAAACCGTTTGCCCGCAATGTGGTGGCGCGTCCGCCGGCACTTTGCCAGGGATGCGGACACCGTGACGTGTATGCCGCACTCAACGCCGCCCTCGAAGAGTTCTCTTCGCCCAAGGTGTTCGGCGACATAGGATGTTACACCCTTGGCTGGCTTGCTCCGTTCAATGCCATTGACACCTGTGTCGACATGGGTGCTTCCATCACTATGGCAAAGGGTGCCGCAGATGCCGGTCAGCATCCGGCTGTCGCCATAATAGGCGATTCCACATTCACGCATTCCGGCATGACCGGGCTTCTTGATGCCGTGAACGAGAATACACCTATGACGGTGATAATCTCCGACAATCTCACTACTGGCATGACCGGAGGTCAGGACTCGCAGGGCACCGGCAAGCTTGAGGAGATATGCCTCGGTCTCGGAGTGGACCGTCAGAGGCTCCACACCATCGACTCCCTGCCAAAGACATTTGAGGACATGAAAGCCCTGTTCACCGGCGAATTCGCTCACGAAGGCTTGTCGGTAATCATTGCTCGTCGCGAGTGCATACAGACAGCCCGACGTCATGTGAAAAAAGCAAAATAG
- a CDS encoding T9SS type A sorting domain-containing protein: protein MRQLLTILVVTICAIAASSATPRWEGVDMPVPELSADSRDSDSNIDVSVKDGYVYVATPRKVTVKLFTILGQLISEATLDAGTHRLRISARGVYILKAGTSTRRVTI, encoded by the coding sequence ATGCGACAGCTACTGACCATATTGGTTGTAACCATTTGCGCCATTGCGGCTTCGAGCGCAACTCCGCGCTGGGAGGGTGTCGATATGCCCGTGCCTGAACTGTCGGCTGACAGCCGCGACAGTGACAGCAACATAGATGTATCGGTCAAGGACGGATACGTATATGTGGCAACACCCCGCAAGGTGACAGTAAAGCTGTTCACCATCCTCGGACAGCTCATCAGTGAGGCAACACTCGATGCAGGGACCCACAGGCTTCGCATTTCAGCCCGCGGGGTGTATATTCTCAAGGCAGGAACATCCACCCGACGTGTCACCATCTAA
- a CDS encoding diacylglycerol/lipid kinase family protein produces the protein MKARLIINPISGTASKAGLDRYVTDALSSCGWEIEVTYTQCHGDATRLAAEAVEMGYDAVFAAGGDGTINETADALCGSETSLGIIPCGSGNGLARHLGIPIDIREGVKVIHDEMPRSIDYATVNGRKFFCTFGVGFDAAVSAAFAEKKRRGKLTYIQSTFETYAHYEPELYTITANGRRITEKAFLVAVCNASQYGNNAYIAPNATIDDGLLDVTIIHAGNTLSTALVGFDMLIGNIEKNVLIHTFRTPAITIERTHDGAAHLDGEPLVLDSHLEISCHHRKLKVFAPESQQAFKPIITPASAMLADFKLAVNKLFQKG, from the coding sequence ATGAAAGCACGCCTCATCATAAATCCCATATCCGGAACTGCGAGCAAAGCAGGGCTTGACCGTTACGTGACCGACGCTCTCTCATCATGCGGATGGGAAATCGAGGTCACCTACACGCAGTGTCACGGCGATGCCACACGGCTTGCGGCAGAAGCTGTCGAGATGGGCTACGATGCGGTGTTCGCAGCCGGGGGCGACGGCACTATCAACGAGACCGCCGATGCCTTGTGCGGCTCGGAGACATCCCTCGGCATAATACCGTGCGGTTCGGGCAACGGACTCGCACGTCATCTCGGAATCCCTATCGACATACGTGAGGGAGTCAAGGTGATACATGACGAGATGCCACGCAGCATCGACTATGCCACCGTGAACGGCAGAAAATTCTTCTGCACCTTCGGTGTTGGATTCGATGCCGCCGTAAGTGCTGCTTTCGCCGAGAAGAAAAGACGAGGCAAACTTACTTACATACAGAGCACATTCGAGACCTACGCCCACTACGAGCCGGAACTGTACACCATTACAGCCAACGGCAGACGCATCACAGAAAAAGCGTTCCTGGTAGCTGTGTGCAATGCATCCCAATACGGAAACAATGCCTACATAGCTCCAAATGCCACTATTGACGACGGTCTGCTTGACGTGACTATAATCCATGCAGGCAACACACTGTCGACCGCTCTTGTAGGATTCGATATGCTAATAGGCAACATCGAAAAAAATGTGTTAATCCACACCTTCCGCACCCCGGCAATCACAATAGAGCGCACTCACGACGGTGCTGCACATCTTGACGGCGAGCCATTGGTACTTGACAGTCATCTTGAGATCAGTTGTCACCACCGTAAGCTCAAAGTGTTCGCCCCTGAGTCTCAGCAGGCTTTCAAACCCATCATAACCCCGGCATCAGCTATGCTCGCCGACTTCAAGCTTGCTGTCAACAAACTCTTCCAAAAAGGTTAG
- a CDS encoding NADP-dependent malic enzyme encodes MAKVTKQMALDYHKYPRPGKIEVIPTKPYATQADLALAYSPGVAYPCLEIQEAPEKAYDYTDKGNLVAVISNGTAVLGLGDIGALAGKPVMEGKALLFKIFAGLDCYDIEVDEKDPEKFISIVKALGPTFGGINLEDIKAPECFEIETRLKAEMDIPVMHDDQHGTAIISAAGLLNALEIQGKRIEDVKLVVNGAGAAAVSCTKLYIALGVKKENVVMCDSKGVISDKRTDLNPQKAFFATSRPLSSLAEAMKDADVFLGLSVKDVVTPEMVKSMAPRPIVFALANPDPEIAYEVATSVRPDIIMATGRSDYPNQINNVLGFPYIFRGALDCGATEINETMKIYAVRAIAEIAKLPVPQVVNAAYGRANLKFGREYIIPTPFDPRLLTAVSPAVARGAMESGVARRPIGDWAAYDEKLLRLKGNDRKFTRRLNEAARCNPKRVVFAEANTDNMLRAATIAAADGLCIPILLGNEEMIEKRAVRLGLDISGIEIVNLRHDREAARREKYAEKLSEKRQRQGENFESALDKMFDRNYFGMMMVENGDADAFIAGTRAANNKTGIIAREVIGMKDGISHFATMHVLETTKGTYFLADTMINGNADEETLMDITRLTADAVKFFAHDPVMAMVSYSNFGSNEEPECTKVHKVVERMHEEFPELPIDGEMQINYALNSAVRDKVFPFNKLMGKEVNTLVFPNLSAANAAYRLMLEMGVGESIGPIQMGLKKPVHFINVDADVRDILNLIAVAVLDAAVLDNKC; translated from the coding sequence ATGGCAAAAGTTACAAAGCAGATGGCGTTGGATTATCACAAGTATCCGCGCCCCGGCAAAATAGAAGTTATACCTACCAAGCCTTATGCCACACAGGCTGACCTTGCTCTCGCTTACTCTCCCGGCGTGGCTTATCCTTGTCTTGAAATACAGGAAGCTCCTGAGAAAGCTTATGATTATACCGACAAGGGGAATCTTGTAGCTGTTATCTCCAACGGCACTGCTGTGCTCGGTCTCGGTGACATCGGTGCGCTTGCAGGAAAGCCTGTGATGGAGGGAAAGGCTCTGCTTTTCAAGATTTTCGCCGGACTTGACTGCTACGACATAGAGGTTGACGAGAAGGACCCTGAGAAATTCATCTCAATAGTCAAGGCTCTCGGACCTACTTTCGGAGGTATCAATCTTGAGGATATAAAAGCTCCCGAATGTTTTGAAATAGAGACCCGGCTTAAGGCGGAAATGGACATTCCGGTGATGCACGACGACCAGCATGGCACAGCCATAATATCGGCGGCAGGTCTTCTAAATGCCCTTGAGATACAGGGGAAGCGTATAGAGGATGTGAAGCTTGTGGTCAATGGGGCCGGAGCGGCTGCGGTGTCATGTACCAAGCTATATATAGCCCTTGGTGTTAAGAAGGAGAATGTGGTGATGTGCGACAGCAAAGGGGTGATCTCCGACAAGCGCACTGACCTCAATCCCCAGAAGGCCTTCTTCGCCACTTCACGGCCTCTTAGCTCTCTCGCTGAGGCTATGAAGGATGCCGATGTGTTCCTCGGGCTTTCGGTTAAGGATGTAGTGACACCTGAGATGGTGAAGTCGATGGCACCGCGCCCTATAGTGTTTGCACTTGCCAATCCTGATCCCGAGATAGCCTATGAGGTGGCAACCTCTGTACGTCCGGATATCATCATGGCTACAGGACGTTCCGATTACCCCAATCAGATCAACAATGTGCTCGGGTTCCCATATATATTCCGCGGCGCGCTTGACTGCGGTGCGACTGAGATAAACGAGACAATGAAGATCTATGCTGTGCGTGCCATTGCCGAGATAGCTAAGCTGCCTGTGCCTCAGGTGGTGAATGCCGCCTATGGCCGTGCCAATCTGAAATTCGGTCGCGAATATATAATCCCCACTCCTTTCGATCCCCGCCTTCTCACAGCGGTGAGTCCTGCCGTGGCACGCGGTGCGATGGAGAGCGGAGTGGCGCGTCGTCCTATCGGTGATTGGGCTGCCTACGATGAGAAACTTCTGCGCCTAAAGGGCAACGACCGCAAGTTTACCCGCCGGCTCAATGAGGCTGCACGCTGCAATCCCAAGCGTGTGGTGTTTGCCGAAGCCAATACTGACAATATGCTCCGGGCCGCAACTATCGCCGCTGCCGACGGTCTCTGCATACCTATCCTGCTTGGCAATGAGGAGATGATCGAGAAGCGTGCTGTGCGTCTGGGACTTGATATCTCAGGTATAGAAATAGTCAATCTTCGCCATGACCGTGAGGCTGCACGAAGAGAGAAGTATGCCGAGAAGCTTTCAGAGAAGCGTCAGCGTCAGGGCGAGAATTTCGAGAGTGCGCTCGACAAGATGTTTGACCGCAACTATTTCGGCATGATGATGGTGGAGAACGGCGATGCCGACGCTTTCATTGCCGGTACACGTGCCGCCAACAATAAGACCGGAATAATAGCCCGCGAGGTGATAGGCATGAAGGATGGCATAAGCCATTTTGCCACAATGCATGTGCTTGAGACCACAAAGGGGACTTACTTCCTTGCCGACACCATGATAAACGGAAATGCCGATGAGGAGACCCTTATGGATATCACGCGTCTCACAGCCGATGCAGTGAAGTTCTTTGCACACGATCCTGTGATGGCTATGGTATCGTACTCCAATTTCGGTTCCAACGAGGAGCCTGAGTGCACCAAGGTCCACAAGGTGGTTGAGCGTATGCATGAGGAGTTTCCCGAACTGCCTATTGACGGTGAGATGCAGATCAACTATGCTCTCAACAGTGCTGTCCGCGACAAGGTGTTCCCGTTCAATAAGCTAATGGGCAAGGAGGTCAACACTTTGGTGTTCCCCAATCTATCGGCAGCCAATGCTGCTTACCGTCTGATGCTTGAGATGGGGGTAGGCGAGTCAATCGGTCCTATCCAGATGGGTCTCAAAAAGCCTGTACACTTTATAAATGTGGATGCCGATGTGCGCGATATCCTTAATCTTATTGCTGTAGCTGTTCTCGACGCTGCCGTGCTTGACAATAAATGTTGA
- the ruvX gene encoding Holliday junction resolvase RuvX, whose translation MGRILAIDYGRRRCGLAVTDPLRIVATALATIPPVELVSFIKEYMSREVVDEIVVGLPTTMRGEPSDSMRYITPAMGRLRKEFPGMKFTMWDERFTSTLAHRAMLDAGVKKSDRRDKGAIDRMAAVIILNSYLSSSAVI comes from the coding sequence ATGGGACGGATACTTGCCATAGATTACGGTCGACGTCGCTGCGGGCTTGCAGTGACCGATCCGTTGCGCATAGTAGCCACAGCACTTGCCACAATCCCCCCAGTTGAACTTGTGTCCTTCATCAAGGAATACATGTCACGCGAAGTGGTCGACGAGATTGTGGTCGGGCTTCCCACCACCATGCGTGGCGAGCCGTCCGACTCCATGCGCTACATCACCCCGGCAATGGGACGTCTGCGCAAAGAATTCCCAGGAATGAAATTTACAATGTGGGACGAACGTTTCACCTCCACCCTCGCCCATCGTGCCATGCTCGACGCAGGGGTCAAGAAGAGTGACAGGCGCGACAAGGGAGCCATCGACCGCATGGCGGCAGTGATAATCCTGAATTCCTACCTGTCATCATCAGCCGTCATATAA
- the def gene encoding peptide deformylase encodes MRLPVYLYGHPVLRKSCSDIAPDREGLKELIENMYATMYDSEGVGLAGPQIGLAERIVVIDADPVKDSFPECEGRRFTLINPEVEVLDGDTVTRAEGCLSLPGLSENVPRVEHIRLRWVDENFQPHEEEISGFLARIVQHECDHLEGKLYIDHISMIRRQLIKSKLNGILTGRVRCDYPAKYVPRKK; translated from the coding sequence ATGCGCCTCCCAGTATATCTTTACGGACACCCTGTGCTACGCAAGAGCTGCTCCGACATAGCTCCCGACCGAGAAGGTCTAAAAGAACTTATCGAAAACATGTATGCCACAATGTACGACAGCGAAGGCGTAGGCCTTGCCGGACCGCAGATAGGTCTTGCTGAACGCATAGTGGTAATAGATGCCGACCCCGTAAAAGATTCTTTCCCGGAATGCGAAGGGCGTAGATTCACTCTCATCAACCCCGAAGTGGAAGTGCTCGACGGCGACACCGTGACCCGGGCTGAAGGATGCCTCAGCCTTCCGGGCCTGTCAGAGAACGTGCCGCGTGTGGAACATATACGCCTGCGCTGGGTGGACGAGAATTTCCAGCCTCATGAAGAGGAGATCTCAGGATTCCTTGCCCGCATAGTACAGCACGAATGCGACCACCTCGAAGGAAAACTCTACATCGACCATATATCCATGATACGCCGCCAGCTCATAAAGAGCAAACTCAACGGCATACTCACCGGCCGTGTGCGTTGCGACTATCCTGCCAAATACGTCCCCCGAAAAAAATGA
- a CDS encoding nucleoside kinase produces the protein MKLYCVNLKEYVPFEGGETLQSVVGRLAGRLGFTPLCARVNNKEEGLSFPLYAPKQVEFVPVGDAAGQRCYIRSLCMVLYRAVTRVAPGARLEICNAVSGGYYVRITEIDLDREMAARDIASEMRRLIAADLPIERKEKPTAEVIDMFREQGLYAKVALLESLHELYTIYYRLDGLADTTLSPLVPRTGLLGEFGFVPYEEGFLLLGCDPSDAGCPAKERYQPKLFRAFQAYQEFNRIIGISNAGSLNRAVESGESGMMINVAEALHTKHIRGIAQTITDRHRAGGAKVVLIAGPSSSGKTTFTKRLAIELLTNLLRPVMISLDDYFVDRHLTPRDETGDYDYESLMALDLELFNEHLCALIKGDEVEIPTYNFEKGIREFKGKRISLPADGVLLIEGIHGLNPELTSAVADEMKYRVYVSALSTISIDDHNWVSTTDNRLLRRIIRDYKYRGTSAMSTIRRWPSVRRGEERWIFPYQENADSMFNSSFIFELSVMRDEAERVLRTVPRDVPEYAQAHRLRHFLGYFASVSSRLIPPTSLIREFLGGSSFKY, from the coding sequence ATGAAACTCTACTGTGTCAATCTTAAGGAATATGTCCCCTTTGAAGGAGGGGAGACGTTGCAGAGTGTGGTGGGGCGTCTTGCCGGACGCCTTGGTTTCACTCCGTTGTGTGCCCGCGTAAATAACAAGGAGGAGGGCTTGTCGTTCCCCCTCTATGCTCCGAAGCAGGTAGAGTTTGTCCCTGTGGGTGATGCCGCCGGGCAGCGTTGCTATATACGTTCGCTCTGCATGGTGCTATACCGTGCGGTGACGCGTGTGGCCCCCGGTGCACGGCTTGAGATATGCAACGCCGTGTCGGGAGGATACTATGTGCGTATCACGGAAATCGATCTTGACAGGGAGATGGCAGCACGCGACATTGCTTCGGAGATGCGCCGTCTGATAGCCGCCGACCTCCCCATCGAGCGCAAGGAGAAGCCTACAGCCGAGGTGATAGATATGTTCCGTGAACAGGGGCTGTATGCCAAGGTGGCACTGCTTGAGTCGCTCCACGAGCTATATACAATATATTACCGCCTTGACGGACTGGCTGATACCACTCTGTCGCCATTGGTGCCGCGTACAGGGCTTCTGGGTGAGTTTGGGTTTGTGCCTTATGAGGAGGGTTTCCTGCTTCTTGGATGTGACCCTTCGGATGCGGGATGCCCTGCCAAGGAGAGGTATCAGCCCAAACTGTTCCGCGCATTCCAGGCATATCAGGAGTTTAACCGTATCATAGGTATAAGTAATGCCGGTTCGCTTAACCGAGCTGTGGAGAGCGGGGAGTCTGGCATGATGATCAATGTGGCAGAGGCACTTCACACCAAACATATACGCGGGATAGCCCAGACAATCACTGACCGTCACAGGGCAGGGGGAGCCAAGGTAGTGCTCATAGCCGGACCTTCCTCTTCGGGCAAGACCACTTTCACCAAGAGGCTCGCCATAGAGCTGCTCACCAATCTGCTGCGACCTGTGATGATCTCGCTTGATGATTATTTTGTGGACCGTCATCTCACTCCGAGGGACGAGACCGGCGACTATGATTACGAATCCCTTATGGCTCTTGATCTGGAGCTGTTCAACGAGCATCTGTGTGCCCTCATAAAAGGTGATGAGGTGGAGATCCCCACATACAATTTTGAAAAAGGTATACGTGAGTTCAAAGGTAAGAGGATATCGCTTCCTGCTGACGGTGTCCTGCTTATTGAGGGGATACACGGGCTTAATCCGGAACTGACAAGTGCGGTGGCTGACGAGATGAAGTACAGGGTGTACGTCTCCGCGCTTTCCACCATCTCCATTGATGACCATAACTGGGTGTCGACCACCGACAACCGTCTGCTCCGCCGCATAATCCGAGACTATAAGTATCGCGGCACTTCCGCCATGTCGACCATACGCCGCTGGCCGAGTGTGCGCCGCGGTGAGGAGAGATGGATATTCCCTTATCAGGAAAATGCTGATTCGATGTTCAATTCATCGTTCATATTTGAGCTTAGTGTGATGCGCGATGAGGCTGAGCGGGTGTTGCGTACAGTGCCCCGCGATGTGCCTGAATATGCACAGGCTCACCGCCTGAGGCATTTCCTTGGCTATTTTGCTTCGGTCTCGTCGAGGCTTATCCCGCCCACTTCGCTTATTCGAGAGTTCCTTGGCGGCTCCTCGTTCAAGTATTGA